A genomic region of Candidatus Marimicrobium litorale contains the following coding sequences:
- a CDS encoding DUF2066 domain-containing protein codes for MRSKSLLVLCLFSAFLPALNVRAEMVTDLYGATVSVADQGSNALAGASRRGLSEVLIKVTGSRAVLKSPAATEALQSARGQVQRFAYVRNKPPQPPLSVRLEFDSVWVMGVVRRSGAPLWTANRPVVLAWVVMEGAEGKQFVTPEGTPAEADLLRAAFSRRGVPVQLPVFDLADMAALTPDAAWRLDSAALAAASARYNVNHVVAARMTTLTNGEATGDWSYQFEGERINRALSVPDITAFYASGAGLVADEMAARYAVLPRADGAGEIHMQVMGVTSYADYASVVRFLEDLELVEAATVLRVQGSQLELSLQVSVDAAQLANLIALNDRLLPMPAVGTTAELSYQWRN; via the coding sequence GTGCGTAGTAAATCCTTGTTAGTGCTGTGTCTTTTCTCGGCGTTTTTGCCCGCGCTCAACGTCCGCGCCGAGATGGTCACAGACTTGTATGGCGCCACGGTATCGGTAGCTGACCAGGGTTCCAATGCCCTTGCCGGCGCGTCCCGACGCGGCCTGTCGGAAGTGTTGATAAAGGTCACCGGATCCAGGGCGGTGCTTAAATCCCCGGCGGCGACCGAGGCGCTCCAGTCCGCGCGAGGCCAGGTGCAACGCTTCGCGTATGTCCGTAATAAGCCGCCACAGCCGCCTTTATCGGTGCGGCTGGAATTCGACAGTGTCTGGGTGATGGGTGTCGTGCGCCGGTCGGGCGCGCCCCTGTGGACGGCAAATCGCCCTGTGGTGCTGGCCTGGGTGGTCATGGAGGGCGCAGAGGGCAAGCAATTCGTGACGCCGGAGGGCACGCCGGCTGAGGCCGATCTGTTACGCGCCGCATTTTCTCGCCGGGGCGTACCCGTGCAGCTGCCGGTGTTCGACCTTGCCGATATGGCGGCTCTGACTCCGGACGCGGCTTGGCGGCTCGATTCGGCTGCGCTGGCTGCGGCGTCGGCTCGTTACAATGTGAATCATGTGGTGGCGGCGCGCATGACCACCCTCACGAACGGCGAAGCCACCGGTGACTGGAGTTACCAATTTGAGGGAGAACGAATAAATCGCGCTCTCAGCGTGCCCGACATAACCGCATTTTATGCCAGCGGTGCGGGATTAGTCGCCGATGAAATGGCGGCCCGCTATGCTGTGTTGCCACGCGCAGACGGCGCGGGAGAAATTCATATGCAGGTGATGGGCGTGACAAGTTATGCAGACTATGCCTCGGTGGTGCGCTTCCTGGAAGACCTCGAACTGGTAGAGGCGGCGACGGTCCTGCGAGTGCAGGGCAGTCAGTTGGAACTCAGCCTGCAAGTGTCTGTGGATGCCGCGCAGCTGGCGAACCTGATCGCGCTGAATGATCGCCTTTTGCCCATGCCTGCTGTTGGCACGACGGCCGAACTGAGTTACCAGTGGCGGAATTAG
- a CDS encoding methionine aminotransferase: MIESKLPHVGTTIFTRMSSLAHECGALNLSQGFPDFGAPKPLLDALVRRVSAGHNQYAPMAGVTELREQIAAQLVRYRGVTCDPDTEITVVPGATEGIFCAITACIHPGDEVLLFDPCYDSYEPAIALAGGRAVHLSLTPDNFAIDWQQVGDSITPRTRMIVVNSPHNPTGAILSWDDLLELERLAELHDLLVISDEVYEHLVFDGQDHHSVLQLPALRQRSFAVFSFGKTYSVTGWKTGYCIAPHGLMAELRKVHQFVCFVANTPVQLALADFMAAEPDYPGTLADFYQAKRDLFCQALSSSRFNLAPSAGTYFQLLEYSKVSDTPDQELASQWTREIGIASIPISVFYQDSSPGHYLRFCFAKNDDVLLEASDRLCKI; encoded by the coding sequence ATGATTGAGAGCAAGCTTCCCCATGTGGGGACGACTATCTTCACTCGTATGTCATCCCTGGCACATGAATGTGGGGCACTCAACCTGTCACAAGGATTCCCGGATTTCGGTGCGCCAAAGCCGTTACTGGATGCACTGGTCCGGCGGGTGTCCGCAGGACACAATCAGTACGCCCCCATGGCGGGCGTTACTGAACTGCGAGAGCAGATCGCCGCGCAGCTGGTACGATACCGGGGAGTTACGTGCGACCCGGATACTGAAATTACGGTTGTGCCCGGAGCGACCGAAGGTATTTTTTGCGCCATAACGGCCTGCATTCATCCCGGTGATGAGGTCCTGCTTTTCGACCCCTGCTACGACAGCTACGAACCCGCCATCGCTTTGGCGGGCGGCCGTGCGGTTCACCTTTCTCTGACACCGGATAATTTCGCTATCGACTGGCAGCAGGTCGGTGACAGCATTACGCCACGAACACGCATGATTGTTGTTAATTCACCCCATAATCCAACCGGAGCCATTCTAAGCTGGGATGACCTGCTTGAGCTAGAGCGGCTGGCAGAGCTGCACGATTTGCTGGTCATCAGTGACGAGGTCTATGAGCATCTGGTGTTCGACGGACAAGATCATCACAGCGTGCTGCAACTCCCCGCATTACGGCAGCGCAGTTTCGCGGTGTTTTCCTTCGGCAAAACCTACAGCGTTACCGGCTGGAAGACCGGTTACTGCATCGCCCCGCATGGACTCATGGCCGAGCTGCGCAAGGTGCATCAGTTCGTCTGTTTTGTCGCCAATACACCGGTGCAATTGGCCCTTGCCGATTTCATGGCGGCAGAGCCCGACTATCCCGGCACACTCGCTGATTTTTATCAGGCGAAACGGGACTTGTTTTGTCAGGCCTTGTCGTCATCGCGGTTCAATCTGGCACCCAGTGCGGGCACCTACTTCCAGTTGCTGGAGTACAGTAAAGTATCCGATACCCCCGACCAGGAACTGGCATCACAGTGGACTCGGGAGATCGGCATTGCCTCTATTCCCATCTCTGTCTTTTACCAGGATTCTTCCCCAGGTCATTATTTACGGTTCTGTTTTGCAAAAAATGATGATGTACTGCTGGAGGCGTCAGACAGATTATGCAAAATCTAG
- a CDS encoding 6-pyruvoyl trahydropterin synthase family protein, translating to MTSSCGSVTLCPMEELTTLYIDKESHKFSVAHYTIFSATERERLHGHNYSVSAKIVAPMGDNGFAADYNVYKTRLARLCDELDEYMLLAGESPYQMISESDDFYRVVYNGQEMLFLQADTLVLPIRNATVEEFSRYLLGRLVEDSAGDDLREVQLCVASGPGQKGCTTWDPR from the coding sequence GTGACGTCAAGTTGTGGCTCCGTTACACTGTGCCCTATGGAAGAGTTGACGACATTATATATCGATAAGGAAAGCCACAAGTTTTCCGTTGCCCATTACACTATATTTTCCGCGACTGAGCGGGAGCGCCTGCACGGGCACAATTATTCTGTGTCGGCGAAGATTGTAGCTCCGATGGGTGATAATGGTTTTGCCGCAGATTACAACGTGTACAAGACTCGATTGGCTCGACTCTGCGATGAATTAGATGAGTATATGCTGCTCGCGGGTGAGTCTCCGTATCAAATGATTAGCGAGTCAGATGATTTTTATCGGGTAGTCTACAACGGGCAAGAGATGCTGTTCCTGCAAGCGGATACATTGGTGCTGCCCATTCGCAACGCGACAGTCGAAGAGTTCTCCCGCTACCTGCTGGGCAGGCTGGTTGAGGATAGCGCGGGAGATGACCTGCGGGAGGTGCAACTCTGTGTTGCCTCCGGCCCCGGTCAAAAAGGCTGTACTACGTGGGACCCTCGCTGA
- the prlC gene encoding oligopeptidase A, with the protein MPNPLLEENTLPPFNAIEPQQVEPAIRQLIECNKTRINALLDEQNTYDWDTLLAPVEALEDALSQAWSPVSHLNSVCNNEAMRQAYNACLPLLSEYQTWKGQHEKLCAAYRDIAASPHFSSMNSGVRRAVEKALRDFRLAGVDLSSAEKVRYGELKKNLSRLGSRFSENVLDATNAWSRLATREELAGLPETALANALQAAEQSGDDGYLINLEFPSLSPVLNYCDNRALREEVYTAHCTRASQQGPNAGEWDNSELITETLELRHQLAQLLGFEHYADLSLATKMADSPDSVRHFLDELAEKSLPQARREWTELEAYAKQEDGLESLEAWDINYYSEKLRETRYQVSQEDIRPYLPVDRVLPGLFEVVRRLYGLEVREVEKFDRYHCDVQLFEVLAEGKVIACFYLDLYARAHKRGGAWMDECRVRRATNEGLQLPVAYLVCNFTPPVGNEPSLLTHNELTTLFHEFGHGLHHMLTQQTVAAISGINGVEWDAVELPSQFLENWCWEAEALSFISGHHQTGEPLPEELLKKLGAARNFQSGMAMVRQLEFALFDFRLHADWGSKTITSVQGLLDEVRKQVAVVKAPSFNRFQNGFSHIFAGGYAAGYYSYKWAEVLSSDAFSRFEEEGIFNTQTGQAFRQNILEAGGSKDAMELFIAFRGREPSIDPLLRHSGITG; encoded by the coding sequence ATGCCCAACCCCCTGCTTGAAGAAAACACTTTACCGCCGTTTAACGCGATCGAACCACAACAGGTCGAACCTGCAATAAGACAGTTAATTGAATGCAATAAGACGCGCATCAACGCACTCCTTGATGAGCAGAACACGTACGACTGGGACACCTTGCTTGCGCCTGTTGAAGCGTTGGAGGACGCACTTTCCCAGGCTTGGTCTCCGGTCTCACATCTCAACAGCGTTTGTAACAACGAAGCAATGCGCCAAGCCTACAATGCCTGCCTGCCCCTGCTGTCCGAGTACCAAACGTGGAAAGGACAGCATGAAAAGCTGTGTGCCGCGTATCGAGACATTGCCGCCAGCCCTCACTTCTCCTCCATGAACAGCGGTGTACGACGTGCAGTGGAAAAAGCACTGCGTGACTTTCGCCTAGCAGGCGTAGACCTGTCCTCAGCGGAGAAAGTGCGCTATGGCGAACTCAAAAAAAATCTTTCCCGCCTCGGTAGCCGCTTTTCCGAAAACGTTCTGGATGCCACCAACGCCTGGTCTCGCCTGGCCACTCGGGAGGAGCTGGCGGGTCTGCCGGAAACCGCTCTCGCCAACGCCCTCCAGGCGGCCGAGCAGTCCGGCGACGACGGTTACCTGATCAACCTGGAATTTCCGTCGCTGTCTCCTGTATTAAATTACTGTGACAATCGCGCGCTGCGTGAGGAGGTATATACCGCTCACTGCACCCGCGCGTCACAGCAGGGCCCCAATGCTGGCGAGTGGGATAATTCCGAATTGATTACGGAAACGCTGGAGCTGCGACACCAGCTTGCGCAACTTCTGGGATTCGAGCACTACGCAGACCTGTCTCTGGCAACCAAGATGGCCGACAGCCCCGACAGCGTAAGACACTTTCTGGATGAGCTGGCGGAGAAGTCGCTGCCCCAAGCACGCCGGGAGTGGACTGAACTGGAAGCATACGCCAAACAGGAAGACGGCCTCGAGAGTCTGGAAGCGTGGGACATCAACTATTACAGCGAAAAACTGCGCGAGACACGCTATCAGGTATCGCAGGAGGACATTCGCCCCTACCTGCCAGTCGACCGAGTGCTTCCGGGCCTGTTTGAAGTCGTGCGACGGCTGTACGGACTCGAGGTGCGGGAAGTAGAAAAATTTGATCGTTACCACTGCGACGTGCAGCTGTTCGAGGTACTGGCGGAGGGCAAGGTCATTGCCTGCTTTTACCTCGATCTGTACGCGCGGGCGCACAAACGCGGCGGCGCGTGGATGGATGAGTGCCGCGTGCGCCGCGCAACGAACGAGGGCCTGCAACTGCCCGTTGCCTATCTGGTGTGCAATTTTACGCCGCCTGTGGGTAATGAGCCGTCACTGTTGACTCACAATGAACTGACAACGCTCTTTCATGAGTTTGGTCACGGCCTGCATCATATGCTGACGCAACAAACGGTAGCCGCGATTTCGGGCATCAACGGCGTCGAGTGGGATGCGGTGGAGCTCCCCAGTCAATTTCTTGAAAACTGGTGCTGGGAGGCAGAGGCACTGTCATTCATCTCGGGGCATCACCAGACCGGTGAACCGCTGCCTGAGGAACTGCTGAAGAAGCTGGGCGCCGCCAGGAACTTTCAGTCCGGCATGGCTATGGTGAGACAACTGGAGTTCGCGCTCTTTGATTTTCGGCTACATGCAGATTGGGGTTCAAAAACCATTACCTCAGTGCAGGGCCTGCTTGACGAGGTGCGCAAACAGGTCGCCGTGGTCAAAGCCCCCTCCTTCAACCGATTTCAGAACGGCTTTTCTCATATTTTTGCGGGCGGTTATGCAGCGGGCTACTACAGCTACAAATGGGCAGAAGTATTATCATCTGATGCTTTTTCCCGCTTTGAGGAGGAAGGCATATTCAACACACAGACGGGGCAAGCATTCAGGCAAAACATATTGGAGGCTGGTGGCTCAAAGGACGCAATGGAACTGTTTATCGCCTTCCGCGGCAGGGAGCCAAGTATTGACCCCCTGTTACGTCACAGCGGGATTACCGGTTAG
- the purM gene encoding phosphoribosylformylglycinamidine cyclo-ligase yields MSDKAGKSALSYKDAGVNIDAGNALVERIKGVTARTARPEVLGGLGGFGALCEIPEGYKQPVLVSGTDGVGTKLKLAMDIGIHDTIGIDLVAMCVNDLVVAGAEPLFFLDYYATGALNVDTAADVVTGIGHGCELAGCALVGGETAEMPGMYEGDDYDLAGFCVGVVEKSDIIDGSSVQEGDTLLAIASSGPHSNGYSLIRKIIEVSAADLQQPMGESTLGETLLTPTTVYVKALLSLFSQVKVKALSHITGGGLLENLPRVLPDSCNAQIDTASWQWPEVFQWLQSQGNVETHEMYRTFNCGVGMVICVAREDTAKTIAILQTEGHDTWEIGRIVTGDNQVDLLS; encoded by the coding sequence ATGAGCGACAAGGCGGGCAAATCTGCCCTCAGCTACAAAGACGCGGGCGTCAATATCGATGCCGGCAACGCACTCGTTGAGCGCATCAAGGGCGTTACTGCGCGCACCGCAAGGCCCGAGGTGCTGGGCGGGCTTGGCGGTTTCGGCGCACTGTGCGAAATCCCCGAGGGCTATAAACAGCCCGTGCTAGTGTCTGGCACCGACGGCGTGGGGACCAAGCTCAAGCTCGCCATGGATATCGGCATCCACGACACTATCGGTATTGATCTTGTCGCCATGTGCGTCAATGACTTGGTGGTGGCCGGCGCCGAGCCCCTGTTTTTTCTTGACTATTACGCCACCGGCGCACTCAACGTGGATACCGCTGCGGACGTCGTAACAGGCATTGGCCATGGCTGCGAGCTGGCGGGCTGCGCCCTGGTCGGCGGCGAAACCGCCGAAATGCCCGGCATGTATGAGGGCGACGACTACGACCTCGCCGGATTCTGTGTCGGCGTGGTGGAAAAATCAGACATCATTGATGGCAGTAGTGTCCAAGAGGGGGACACTTTGCTTGCCATCGCCAGTAGTGGGCCCCATTCCAACGGCTATTCCCTGATTCGAAAAATCATCGAGGTCAGCGCTGCCGATTTACAACAACCCATGGGCGAGAGCACTCTCGGAGAAACCCTGCTGACCCCCACCACGGTTTACGTCAAAGCGCTCCTGTCACTGTTCAGTCAGGTAAAAGTGAAAGCCCTGTCTCATATTACCGGCGGCGGCTTGCTGGAGAACCTGCCGCGGGTATTGCCGGATAGCTGCAACGCTCAAATTGATACCGCAAGCTGGCAATGGCCAGAGGTGTTCCAGTGGCTGCAGTCGCAGGGCAACGTCGAAACCCACGAGATGTATCGCACCTTCAACTGTGGCGTGGGCATGGTCATCTGCGTCGCTCGCGAAGATACAGCAAAAACCATCGCCATTCTGCAGACTGAGGGACATGACACCTGGGAAATAGGTCGCATCGTCACCGGCGACAACCAGGTAGACCTGCTGTCGTGA
- the thpR gene encoding RNA 2',3'-cyclic phosphodiesterase, producing MIRAFFGIGLEGRDRTRITDWRDQACACEGKPVPPANLHITLAFIGDIKRTALEQIADAAESYFAKNAIGGGTLVLDTVGYWSKPGIFWIGPSQWPQPLTRLSQKLRHLSCAAGGKGNNRPFQPHVTLHRRCRNPPTAPLYEPNVRLSYTHCTLFESHQGKKGVSYHALEQWPLQPQ from the coding sequence ATGATTCGCGCCTTTTTCGGAATCGGGCTCGAGGGGCGCGACAGGACCCGCATCACAGACTGGCGTGATCAGGCCTGTGCCTGCGAAGGCAAACCGGTTCCGCCTGCCAACCTCCACATTACACTTGCCTTCATCGGCGATATCAAGCGGACTGCGCTGGAGCAAATCGCCGATGCCGCCGAAAGCTATTTCGCCAAGAATGCTATTGGCGGCGGTACACTGGTACTGGATACCGTGGGCTACTGGTCCAAACCGGGCATTTTCTGGATAGGCCCGAGCCAGTGGCCCCAGCCTCTGACTCGCTTGTCACAAAAACTGCGGCACCTATCTTGCGCCGCCGGGGGCAAGGGCAACAACCGCCCCTTCCAACCTCACGTCACCCTGCACAGGCGATGCCGAAACCCACCAACGGCACCCCTGTATGAGCCAAACGTCAGACTGTCCTATACGCACTGCACTCTTTTCGAATCCCATCAGGGAAAAAAGGGCGTCAGCTATCACGCTCTGGAGCAATGGCCGCTGCAGCCACAATGA
- a CDS encoding DEAD/DEAH box helicase, whose protein sequence is MFDDIQLDRQLQLGVDALAFSKPTAVQALSIPIALKGGDMMVCAETGSGKTLAYLVPLAQRILTTEQTRSGGTLALVLVPTRELARQVLKHCRQLLKKSPLRVEAITGGEEFRYQRAALRKDPEILVATPGRMLEHCKRGSADLGILQTLVLDEADRMLDLGLREDVLAIAASTPSSPQTLLYSATLTHRGVKEMADTLLKHPETVSTGKERAAHDNIVHQLIMADSQTHKNALLLRLLQQGDYTRALVFGNKRTTASRLADLAGTQSLRCACLHGEMTTEERKLVVQRFHNGKINVLCASDVAARGLDVSGIEVVINYDIPHSGDDYVHRTGRTGRAGASGMAISLASAAEWKQVQSIQRYLSLDFESLSLPGLTARFNGTHAPSASDTPHTDEQRKTIRAENKSSANSPPDKSSGRARRRATPVENDGFSPLKKKPGK, encoded by the coding sequence GTGTTCGACGATATTCAACTGGATCGCCAGTTGCAGCTGGGAGTGGATGCACTCGCGTTCAGCAAGCCAACGGCCGTGCAGGCCCTGTCAATACCTATAGCCCTCAAAGGAGGGGATATGATGGTCTGCGCCGAAACCGGCAGCGGCAAGACGCTGGCCTACCTCGTGCCTCTGGCCCAGCGCATTCTTACGACAGAACAGACACGCTCGGGCGGCACACTGGCACTGGTGTTAGTGCCTACCCGTGAGCTGGCCAGGCAAGTTCTCAAACACTGTCGGCAACTGCTGAAAAAGTCACCTTTACGTGTCGAAGCCATTACCGGCGGTGAGGAGTTCAGGTACCAGCGAGCGGCATTGCGCAAAGATCCGGAAATTCTGGTCGCGACACCAGGGCGCATGCTCGAGCACTGCAAGCGAGGCAGTGCCGACCTTGGGATATTACAAACGCTGGTACTGGACGAGGCAGATCGTATGCTGGATCTTGGCTTGCGCGAGGACGTGCTGGCTATCGCTGCGTCCACCCCCTCCAGCCCACAGACGCTGCTCTACTCCGCCACGTTGACTCATCGCGGGGTTAAGGAGATGGCAGACACACTGCTCAAACATCCAGAAACCGTCAGTACCGGAAAGGAGCGAGCGGCTCATGACAACATCGTTCACCAGTTGATCATGGCCGACAGTCAAACACACAAGAACGCGCTGTTACTGCGACTGCTGCAACAGGGCGACTACACGCGCGCGCTCGTGTTTGGCAACAAGCGCACAACCGCCTCCCGACTCGCCGATCTCGCAGGCACACAGTCTCTGCGCTGCGCCTGCCTGCATGGAGAGATGACGACTGAAGAGCGCAAGCTGGTCGTGCAGCGCTTCCACAACGGCAAGATCAATGTGTTGTGTGCAAGCGACGTCGCCGCTCGCGGGCTGGATGTATCGGGTATCGAAGTCGTGATCAATTACGACATACCACACAGCGGCGACGATTACGTGCACCGCACAGGGCGCACCGGTAGAGCGGGTGCCTCCGGTATGGCGATTTCCCTTGCCTCCGCCGCTGAATGGAAACAGGTACAAAGTATCCAGCGCTATCTGTCACTGGACTTCGAGAGCCTCTCACTGCCCGGACTGACAGCCAGGTTCAACGGCACACATGCGCCTTCCGCATCAGACACTCCCCATACCGACGAACAGCGTAAGACGATCAGGGCTGAGAACAAGAGCAGCGCCAATTCCCCGCCAGATAAGTCATCAGGGCGTGCGCGACGCAGAGCGACTCCGGTGGAAAACGATGGATTTTCTCCCCTGAAAAAAAAACCCGGGAAATGA
- the purN gene encoding phosphoribosylglycinamide formyltransferase, whose translation MTTTELPRLAILISGHGSNLQAFIDACASGKLLANISLVISNKPDAAGLQRAARSGIPHICINHKDYASREQFDAALVNALQAHDADLVILAGFMRILTPVLIEPYLGRLMNIHPSLLPKYPGLRTHQRALDAGDKEAGATVHFVTAELDGGPPIVQARVPVAQGDTAKSLAERVTMQEHAIFPLAAQWFLEGRVALRGTKATLDGAVIPATGIVAETDCPAG comes from the coding sequence GTGACCACGACGGAGCTGCCTCGCCTGGCTATCCTCATTTCCGGGCACGGCTCCAACCTGCAAGCCTTTATTGATGCCTGCGCCAGTGGCAAGCTGCTCGCAAATATCAGTCTCGTCATTAGCAACAAACCCGATGCCGCCGGTCTGCAGAGAGCTGCGCGAAGCGGCATACCCCATATCTGCATCAACCATAAAGACTATGCGTCACGTGAGCAATTCGACGCAGCGCTGGTCAACGCGCTGCAAGCACATGATGCCGATCTGGTCATTCTGGCGGGGTTCATGCGTATTCTGACCCCCGTGCTGATCGAGCCTTACCTGGGGAGGCTGATGAACATCCACCCCTCTCTGCTGCCCAAATACCCCGGCCTGCGCACTCACCAGCGCGCGCTGGACGCGGGCGACAAGGAAGCTGGAGCAACGGTGCATTTCGTTACCGCAGAACTGGATGGCGGCCCCCCCATTGTTCAGGCACGAGTCCCTGTGGCGCAAGGGGATACTGCGAAATCACTCGCAGAAAGGGTCACGATGCAGGAACACGCTATTTTCCCGCTGGCTGCGCAGTGGTTCCTGGAGGGCCGGGTGGCGCTTCGCGGGACTAAAGCCACACTGGACGGGGCAGTGATTCCCGCCACAGGCATCGTGGCGGAAACCGACTGTCCCGCGGGCTGA
- the hda gene encoding DnaA regulatory inactivator Hda produces the protein MAELGHGTGAKAGQKQLPLKVQLRDDATLDNFLALSGSQTLVDALQCQPGDGGEPIIYLYGPPGAGKSHLLQAACHFDGADTLYLPLSDLVQYPAEEVLQGAECVDRICLDDINAVLGIATWERELFNLINVARERGCRLVLSGLAAPRALPVALEDLRSRLSWGIVYRLHEGDDKDKAMILQFRADRRGIALPQGVANYIVSRAPRAMDALLEVLDRLDENSLVHKRSLSIPFVKETMGW, from the coding sequence GTGGCGGAATTAGGCCACGGCACTGGCGCAAAGGCGGGGCAAAAACAGCTCCCTCTGAAGGTGCAGCTGCGTGACGACGCCACCCTGGATAATTTTCTCGCGTTATCCGGCTCCCAGACACTCGTGGATGCCTTGCAGTGCCAGCCGGGCGACGGGGGTGAACCTATTATCTATCTCTACGGGCCGCCCGGCGCTGGTAAATCCCATCTTTTGCAGGCGGCCTGTCACTTCGATGGTGCTGACACCCTGTACTTACCGCTGTCTGACCTGGTGCAGTATCCTGCCGAAGAGGTCTTGCAGGGTGCGGAGTGCGTTGATCGCATCTGTCTCGACGATATCAATGCCGTGCTTGGGATTGCAACCTGGGAGCGCGAACTGTTCAACCTGATTAATGTCGCCCGGGAGAGGGGGTGCCGGCTGGTGTTGTCAGGGCTGGCCGCCCCGCGCGCGCTGCCGGTTGCGCTGGAGGACTTGCGCTCGCGTCTTTCCTGGGGAATCGTTTACCGGTTGCATGAGGGTGATGACAAGGACAAGGCGATGATTTTGCAGTTTCGCGCCGATCGCAGGGGTATTGCCCTGCCGCAAGGAGTGGCTAACTATATTGTCAGTCGAGCGCCCAGGGCGATGGATGCGCTGCTCGAAGTGCTCGATCGGCTGGATGAGAATTCCTTGGTGCACAAGCGATCCTTGTCCATACCGTTTGTGAAAGAGACCATGGGCTGGTAG
- a CDS encoding amidohydrolase produces MQNLVVTMIQCELAWEHPSYNRQQIGALIAGLEQPTDLIVLPEMFTTGFSMNALANAEHADGDTERWMKEIARENDCAVTGSIAVQEGGRVFNRLLFVTPKEVTHYDKRHLFRMAGEDKRYAAGSARVVANWRDWRINLQVCYDLRFPVFSRNRGDYDLLLYVANWPEKRRQHWRQLLIARAIENQSCAIGVNRIGADAKGWTYSGDSLVVSADGSLVKDAENSSGACTTTLNAAALTAYRNSFPCHLDADDFDLT; encoded by the coding sequence ATGCAAAATCTAGTAGTGACGATGATTCAGTGCGAACTGGCCTGGGAACACCCTTCGTATAATCGGCAACAGATAGGCGCGCTGATCGCCGGCCTTGAGCAACCTACAGATCTCATCGTTCTCCCCGAGATGTTCACCACCGGTTTCTCCATGAACGCTCTGGCCAACGCAGAACACGCCGATGGCGATACAGAACGCTGGATGAAGGAGATCGCTCGGGAGAATGACTGTGCAGTTACCGGCAGCATCGCTGTCCAGGAGGGTGGGCGCGTATTTAATCGTCTGCTGTTCGTCACACCCAAAGAGGTCACACATTACGACAAGCGGCACCTTTTCCGCATGGCCGGAGAAGACAAACGCTACGCTGCCGGCAGTGCACGTGTTGTGGCCAACTGGCGAGATTGGAGGATAAATTTGCAGGTCTGCTACGACCTGCGTTTTCCGGTTTTCAGTCGCAACAGGGGCGACTACGACCTGCTGCTCTATGTGGCGAACTGGCCTGAAAAGCGACGCCAGCACTGGCGTCAGTTACTCATCGCCAGAGCTATTGAGAACCAGTCTTGCGCCATAGGCGTTAACCGGATCGGGGCCGATGCAAAGGGGTGGACCTACAGCGGCGATAGTCTGGTCGTCAGTGCGGATGGATCGCTAGTAAAAGATGCAGAGAACTCCAGCGGGGCATGCACCACCACGCTGAACGCCGCGGCTCTCACTGCCTATCGGAATTCATTTCCCTGCCACCTTGATGCCGATGATTTCGACCTGACCTAA
- a CDS encoding SDR family NAD(P)-dependent oxidoreductase has protein sequence MKAAIISGASVGIGSATAELFAQEGYIVYCLARRECPVSGVNSIECDLSTQGSIDDACQRLERELVDCEEIALVHNASQMLKDRVDGCASDDLAHVLAINVTGINSLNQYLIPMMQASSSVLYIGSTLSEKAVANSFSYVTSKHAQLGMMRATCQDLMGSGIHTAMICPGFTDTEMLRTHLGNDPEVEAAVAGMNSFSRLIDPAEIAELIRWAHHNPVINGAILHANLGQKES, from the coding sequence ATGAAAGCAGCCATTATTTCCGGGGCCAGCGTCGGCATTGGCAGCGCGACAGCAGAACTTTTCGCACAGGAAGGCTACATCGTCTACTGCCTCGCTCGCCGCGAATGCCCTGTCTCCGGAGTCAACAGTATCGAGTGCGATCTCTCTACCCAAGGCTCTATTGACGATGCCTGCCAGCGCCTCGAGCGGGAACTCGTGGACTGCGAGGAAATTGCCCTGGTGCACAATGCCAGCCAGATGCTCAAGGATCGCGTGGATGGCTGTGCAAGCGATGATCTGGCCCATGTTCTGGCGATCAATGTCACTGGGATTAACAGCCTGAATCAATATCTCATACCCATGATGCAGGCCTCGTCGAGCGTGCTCTACATTGGCTCGACCCTGTCTGAAAAAGCGGTGGCAAACTCGTTCAGTTATGTCACCAGTAAGCATGCACAGCTAGGCATGATGCGCGCTACCTGCCAGGATCTTATGGGTAGCGGTATTCATACAGCAATGATTTGCCCGGGTTTTACCGACACAGAAATGCTGCGAACGCATCTCGGAAATGATCCAGAGGTAGAGGCCGCCGTCGCGGGCATGAATAGCTTTAGTCGACTTATCGATCCGGCTGAAATTGCCGAATTGATCCGTTGGGCGCATCATAACCCAGTAATCAATGGTGCAATTTTGCACGCCAACCTCGGCCAGAAGGAAAGCTAG